GGTATTTGTTACCATTATGACAATTATCAGTTTATAACTGTaaacagggcaggggcaggagaagGCAGCCTGCAAGGCCCTGTTAGATGCTGTGTGTTCATGTGCCCGTGAGGGCTCTGGGCCAACCAGCTCTATCACTCAGGTTCAGTCTTTAGGCCCAGGGTGCAGATGAGCCAGGCCAGCAGTCACTCCTGTCCTTCGGGGCCCAGGCAGGCACTGCCCAGAAGGCAGGTGGTTCTGGTTTGCCCCGTGCGCTCTGTAGTCAGATGGCCAGGTTCCAACGAGCAACTCCTTACTAGCTCTGTGGCCTGGGCTGGTTACTCAACCTGTAAGGATAAGCACCTGGAAACAGGGCTGCTAGAATCATCCTCCTGTGTCATAGGGTCATTACAAGGATTAATTGAGGCAAACCCAAGGAAGAGGCCCACCCCAGTGCCAGGCATGGAGGAATTCAGTCATTAGCCGTTAGGGGTAAGTCAGACCTGCATGTTGCCCCTTCCTTCTCTTTGAAAGGCTCAGTGCTCAAGATCTGGAAATGTCTCATAAACGTCACCATCCAAACCCCCAGACCTGGTTCCCCAATCCCTCCCCAGTGGAAAAAACGAGGATCCAAACTTCTCCCTCTGACAGGGGAGCCCAGAGCTGGCCCACGGTGGCGGGCACCACAGCCCTCCATGTGCTCACCATGAGCACACAGTAAGAGCTATTAAATGGCAGATGTTGGGATCATCCTTGTGTCTGGTCCAGAAAGCTTTTGTGTGCTTTTCCCTGATATGCCCCTGGGGTCTCCTGGACCCTCTTCCCAAGGCTTCTGCCATCACTTTGCATGGGGGACTTGATGGAGGTCGCTGCCAGACCAGAGCCTTGGTCAGTGCTGTACAGAAAAAGAGAGGAGATGGGCCCTGATGCCCACCTTCTTCCAGTTCACATTGTCCGTGATCACAGGGCTGATCACAAATGGCCTTGAGGTCTACTGAGACTATTGGATCATTTTGTCAGCTTCTCCCACAAAATGTCATTTCTGCTATTCCTGTGCTGTGGGGGAGAGTGGAAAAAGAGTACCCTGGTTGTATAGTGTTTTAAACTCttgttcctcctcctctttcctctgttGACTATAAAACCTGAGAGGTTGATAGAATATTGATTGAAAAAATGAGAGACAGAAGAGTGAGGTGATTTGACAAAGGTCACATGGTGTTGGGCGGGGGAAGTTGATCTAAGGTCTTCTCCCTTCTGACTCTGAGCTAACTTTCTTGAAGCAAAGCCAAGCTCCAATCTTTGGTGAGAAAAGAGATGGAGCTCCAGAAACTTTAAGGTTGCTGCAAAGATGGTGACAGAGGCCGCTGGTGGACAAAGGACAGAGGACCTGGGGAAACACTGGGAGGCTCCGGGCTGGTCAGGCATCTTCCCAGAGAAGAGGATGAGGAGCATGGCCGAGGGTGgcctgtgtgtatgtgcatgtatgtttatgtgcagacacgcacatgtgtgtgcaaGCTCCCTGCTAGGACTGAGGCGTCTCTGCTTTTTCTGAGATGTGAGGGGGGATCAAGCCAGCTCCTGCCATTTTCATCTCTGTAGATTTGCTTTCCTTCCGATTCTTCATGTGGCCCTAGAAACATAAACTCCCAGCCTGACCGCTTTAATGCCCATCAGGGAAATGGGAAGGTCCCTAATGTCATCTTTCCATTTAGGGTTCTTTTCATAGTGTTGCATTTCCCGCACGTGTTCCCCTGGGAGGTTTCTACTGGTCCCCAGGCGTCTGCACAGTAAAAATGCCGTCTAGAGCAGAGGGCTGATTGTCTGGATCAGAATTCTGCCCTTCAGTGGAAATGTACTCCCGAGGTCAAAGGCAGCCCATTCAAGTGCCAGGTTTCTCAGGGCCATGGGTTCAGGGTTCAGGCTCCAGGCTCTCCGTGGCTCTGCTTACCCTGAGTGCTCACAAGGAAGAAATGATATCCACAGTGGGCCATGTGCTTTGTGCTTGCagtgccactgccttctgtctgcCCGCAGGTCCCTGGCCCTGGGCCAGCAGTACACGTCCCTGGGCTCACAGCCCCTGCTCTGTGGCTCCATCCCAGGCCTGGTCCCCAAGCAACTGCGCTTCTGCCGCAATTACATCGAAATCATGCCCAGTGTGGCTGAGGGTGTGAAGCTGGGCATCCAGGAGTGCCAGCACCAGTTCCGGGGCCGCCGCTGGAACTGCACCACCATTGACGACAGCTTGGCCATCTTCGGGCCCGTCCTTGACAAAGGTACTCTTTCCAGGCTGGGTGGGagtgggcagaggggctgggtTGGGGGATGTCACTCCTCCACATCAGGGTGCCTCAGCTCTGAGTCCAGGCCCCCCAGAAGAGGGCAGTAAAGCTGGTCACAACCTGCAGCCTCCAGAGAAAGTGGGCCAGGTCCCTCTCTGCACTGACCTGGCTTCACCCCTGCTGCCACACCTTCCCCAGGtgctgctgggggctgggtggCCTTGAGCATCTAAGATCTGAGGGCAGGCTAGGAGGCTGCCACCTTCCTGCCATCCTGGCTGGCACAGTGGGTGGCCCCAGGCTTTGATGTGAACTTTTGTGATGTTTTCCCCCAATGCCATGTTAAGTGGTATGCAAATCTAGCttggggagaggggtgagggCATTGCCACCCCCAGGTCCCTCTCATATAGAAAATTCTGGAGCTGAGGAAGCTGCCCAGTGCTGGTGGCATTGCATTGCCCCCAGGTGCTTCCATGTGAAGTTTCTGCTGGTCCCCATGCAAGCTGGGCATGCCCATGGATTGTAGTGGGGTTAGAGGGTGTACTGGCCTCTGGGTAACTCTCAAGCCATCTTGCAACCTGAGAGTCTCACTACTGTGCCTCACATGAGTGGGGTTCACATAACTTGTCTCTGGAACATGAAAGCACAGGGAGGATGAGGGGGGCAACTGCTTCCAAGAAGGGGACTTTGGGGCTGGCAAGTTCTGGGCTGAAGATAGGCAACTCTTTGAGCAATTACAGTGTCTAGGAATGTAATGATCCTAGCTCCTAGGATCTGCCGTTCCTTTTCTGCAGCTGCTTGAACCCTTCAGGCCATCACCAGGGCTTTGGCACCCAAATAGGTGAGCCCCGCATTTCCTACTTTTAAAAGAGCTGCATTTACAGCTACAAAGAAAATCTGAGCGCCAGCCGGACCTAGGGAAGGGTTGAGAAGGGAGTGCCGGGGGAATAAGTAGGGGGACACCAACCCCCGATTTTAGAGGGCAGTCCTCCTTTACTTGCGCCTCAGGTGCGTGGGGTGTAAGTCTGACCTATAGGCTATTGTCACGGGACAGAAAGGCAATTAGCGAATCAATGGATGATGATTCTGTTTACGCTTCTATTACCAAAGCTAATTATTCCTTGTTTACATAAAAGGGTTGGCCTCTAATTGGGGCCAAGTGGCGGCGGTTTGCATTTCAAACCTGATCTTGCTGGCGTGTCAGTCTCACCGCCTTCCGGTGCCCCACCTCGGGCCAGGTAGCGCTTAATCAAACAGCCTGGCGTCTAGACGCGCTCCCCAAAGCAAGACTCACCTTCTGATTGCTCTTCCCTGCGCAGGACATTCGCCTGTGAAAACTAGGTCTCTGAACTTACTATCACTTCACGTCTGTGTTTAACGTTTTAAATAATCGTTGTAGGTTCTGTGACTTGCCTTCATCTCTAAATTGCAAGCGGGCAGTTTTgagctgggggaggtgggtaAGATGTCACAGACACTGGGAATTTGAAGGAAGCTAAGCGGCCTGTGGGAAGAGCCCCCCAGTGCACTCGCGCTCCGCCTCTGGCGAGTGCCCCCCCACGCCCCCTCCCCGCTGTGTGGGCCTCCAGGGGTGATCTCTGCCCACCACTTTGAGACCCAGGGTAGCAGGAAGGCAGTCTGTTCTGGGGAGCGCATCCTCCGTGGGGATGACGCCGGGGACCGACTCCCCAGGGCTGGCCCGCCGGGGCGGGGCTGCACCTGGGCACGGGGAGCGCGGGGGTCGGCGGCCGGAAGGCGAGAGGCCGGGACGGCAGGGCGCGGGCGGTCCGAGATCGCGGTCCCCgagcggggcggggagggggcgggcggccGGAGGGGCTTAGGCGGCTTGAAAGGGGCCCGAGCGCCGCCCCCCACCGCGCGGCCCGGCCCGCGCCCGCTGCGGCCACCGCGCCATTCACACGCCCTCTGGCCATTCGGCGcggcgcgggggcggggggcgccgCTTCAATGGGGATTTCGCGGCCGGCGCCGGGGCCGGGGGCGCGGCCCGGCCGCGGGAGCCGCCCGTTGCTACGCGGTGGCGGCCGGCCCGGCGGCCCGGGCCCGGCGGCCGCATTATGCGGGTAATGCGGTGTGACACCGAGCGAACAAAGGCGGATTGAGCGGCCCAGCGGGCCCCGCCGGACGGGGACCGGCACAGCGGGGCTGTCAGCGCCGCTCCCAGGCTaatccccgccccgcccccgccgcccccgcgtCCCCGGGGCTGGGAACCGAGCGCCGCCCCGGCCCGGGCCTCGTCGTCGCCAGCCGCGAGAGGCCGCGGGCTGGCCGGAAGCGAGGCACTCGCCTTCGGCGCCCCCGCCCCCGGGCGCTGATGGATGGGCAGCCCGGGCCGGGTTCGGAGCCCGGTCGCAGCGCCTCGGGCCTCGGCCGCCCCTGTGGCAGTCGGCCCTGGCTGCACGGGTCCAGGGCCCTGGCCGGGTCTGCTCCCACTCTCCTCCAGCCAGCCCGGGAAGGGAGACGGGGCCCTCCTCTGCAGGTGGCCCACGAGGGCCCTGAGGGTTCTAAAGAGGCAGCAGTGGCTACGAGGAGTTACCAGGCTCCCTCGTCTGCCGAGCTGCCATCTCCCTCTGCGCTCAGGACCAGAGCCACAGCCCTGGAAAGGAGGCATCTAGGCCAGGCCGGTGCTTTGCAACAtgcgtggccttgggcaggtcacctCCCTGCTTTGGGTTCCTCACTTGTAAGGAGAGAGATGGTTGGACTGCAGGTCTTTCAGGCCTTTGCCTCCCTAGTCGTCAATGTCTGAGTCTGCAGAATGGGCCTGTAATAAGACTTTCTGCCTCGTTGAGGCAAGAGGTTTAAATGGGACATGAAGGGCAGAATCTGGTGCATACCCAGAGGTGGTCATCATTATAATGAGGCTGAGGACACACGTGAGAAtctcttgttttcctttgttgAACCCTGGGGCAGAAGCAAGTGTAGTGCCCCGTGTCCCTCCATCCTCCCTGGAGGGGCCTGGCCTTCCAGTCCAAAACCTTGGCTTTGGGTGGAGGacaggaggatgggaaaggggaggcTGAGATGCTGACCACTGCCCTCTTGGTCAGGAACTCTGGTGGCAGAGGGAGATTGTACCCATTTTATGAAGaaggtaactgaggctcagaaaaggaaAGAGTCTGCCCAAGTGCATCCAGGTAGGGCATGGGTGGAGTTGGGTAGGTTTAGGCTGTAGGTTCCCAGACCCCCCTCCCCACAGACCTCAGGCGCTCTCAGGAGTAGGAgggcccaggcccctcccagggTCTCCAGTTGGGAAGGCGGAGGGCAGGGGGGCCTGGGTCACGACAGCTCAGGGCCACATTATCTCTTAAGCAACCTGCCAGAGCTGTCATTTCTACCCCCATTTCTAACAGGCTCTAGTCTGCTGGTGTTAAAGTCCTGGGTTAACCAGcagccctgggcctcagtttactcatctgtaaagtggggaagCCCACTAGGGGCTGGGccagaaaaaagagggaaaggcATCTCggttccttccttttcccttggGGCTGGTGAGCCCTTCTTCTCAGCTGAGGAAGTTGAGGCAGAGTGGCTGCATCTCAGGACCTGGCCTGAGCAGTGCCTGCCCACGTCCTCCCCACAGCCACCCGCGAATCAGCCTTTGTGCATGCCATTGCCTCAGCCGGTGTGGCCTTTGCCGTCACACGCTCCTGTGCCGAGGGCACCTCCACCATCTGTGGCTGTGACTCGCATCATAAGGGGCCGCCTGGAGAGGGCTGGAAGTGGGGCGGCTGCAGTGAGGACGCCGACTTCGGGGTGCTCGTGTCTCGGGAGTTTGCCGACGCACGCGAGAACAGGCCGGATGCCCGCTCGGCCATGAACAAGCACAACAACGAGGCTGGCCGCACGGTGAGCTGCTGCCACCCTCACCCggaccctgcccctgccctgccctaccCCTCCCGGTGGCCCTTGTGCATTCTGGGCTCCCTGctgtctttccttttcatttctccttGGACTGTTCTGGGTCCCCACCTGAAATTCGCCCCAGGGATGCGTCAGCCTAGGAGTGTGGTGCCCCATGGAGCAGGTACCCACCAGCCCATCCTGTGCACTTCAGCTTCCTGTGTAGGGCTGTGAGACTTGTGGGCCTGGCTTTGAATTCAGCACCCATCCCTTCCTATGATTGTTTCTTTCACCTAGGGCAAGTCACTTaagctcccagcctcagtttccccatctgttaaaCGGGAATTACAATCCTTATTTCCTAGGGCTTTGAGAAATGGATGTGATTTCTGCCAGTGCTTAGGGTGTGAAGGGGAGGGAAACAATGATCATCATTGTTTAGGTCCGAGCCTCAGTCCCCAGTTGGTTCTCATCCTGGCCTAGGGTAGGAATAGAGAAGGCTCCAGGGATGGGAGTGGGTGGGGGCAGAGTGGGAGGCTCCCAGGTTGGGTGGGTCTGGGGACCAGCTGCTGCTCCTATTCCCAGACCATCCTGGACCACATGCACCTCAAGTGCAAGTGCCATGGGCTGTCAGGCAGCTGCGAGGTCAAGACCTGCTGGTGGGCCCAGCCCGACTTCCGCGCCATCGGTGACTTCCTCAAGGACAAGTACGACAGCGCCTCAGAGATGGTGGTGGAGAAGCATCGGGAGTCCCGCGGCTGGGTGGAAACCCTCCGCGCCAAGTACGCGCTCTTCAAGCCGCCCACGGAGCGGGACCTGGTCTACTACGAGAACTCCCCCAACTTTTGCGAGCCCAACCCCGAGACGGGCTCCTTTGGCACCAGGGACCGGACTTGCAATGTCACCTCCCACGGCATCGATGGCTGCGACCTGCTCTGCTGCGGCCGCGGCCACAACACAAGGACGGAGAAGCGGAAGGAGAAATGCCACTGCATCTTCCACTGGTGCTGCTATGTGAGCTGCCAGGAGTGCATCCGCATCTACGACGTGCACACCTGCAAGTAGGGAGCCAGGTAGGGCGGCCgggtggggaggctgggggccTTGGTGCAGGGAACTGGGTTTGCCCATCTCTTCTTGACGACCTCGTCCTATGTCTGAGCTATCCAGGACACACAAGTTTCCACCGCCAAGGTAGGAAGCCAGGATTTTCCAAGCTTCAGTGGGTCCTTGGGCAGTGTCTTGGTGGATGACACAAAGCACAGATAATATCTGAGTGTATGCGGACGAGGCTGCAAGCAATTGATTAAAATTCGTATACAAGTTAGTAAACTGGAAGCCAGGTCAGTTTTTCACAAGGCTGCTAGCTGTCGTTAGTGAGCATCTGTGGGGCCACAGGAGGGACACTGTGGGGTTGGAAGCTAGGACACCTGACTTCTGGTTCCAGCTTTGCTCTGAACTTGCTGTTctttcacttctctgggcctcaggtttcTTACTGTAAAATGAGGGGTTAAAACACTTGAAATAGCAGGCCAAAAATCTCCTGTACCCCTGGGGCAGCGTCCATTTTGCATCCACCTTGAACTGAGAGGGCAGGGTTTTGCACAAGCATGACTCCTACCACTCTCAAGGAAGTGGGTGGGGGAAGCGGTGTGAAGCCCCATATCCTGACAGATCTGAAGCCTGGGTGGAGCGGGGCGCACTCTCACCAAGTTTATGGATGgtgatggggaggaggaaggagtcaAGTTCAGAGTGACGGTGGTGAGTAATCAAGGGATCAAAGGCTGGTGGATTATGTTCCCAAGCTACTCAGAGGTGACCTGCGTGGGAGACACTGTTGCCCGGCCCTCAGGTCTATAGGTCCCCAGGATAGGTCAAGCTTGGCATGGGGTGGTCCTAGTCCTGGAGGGTTTCTAAGGCCAGAgggctctttcttccttttttctgacCTGGGAAGGAGCTTGGTTTATCAGTTCCGAGCCCCGGTCCAGCTTCCACCATTACCACCCGTGTGACTCAAATAGGACAGTCTTCACACACCTGTCTCCTTGTCTGTCATCCTCTCCAGAGGTGCCGTGAGGATCAGAGAACACTGGAGACAGTGCTGGGTTCATTGCAAGACTTGCCTGCCTGAGTCATCGCTAGCTGGGGCTGTGTCGGGGAGAGCACCCCACTGGTGATGCAATTCCACACAGGGAACCTCAGAGCAGGGGGTGCACATCTATGCTGGCAGGGCCGGGGGTGGAGTGTGGCCTCTCTGCAGCTTGGCGGGGCCTGATGTGCTGGGGAGAGCTCTGGTGGAGCGGCAACTCAGCACATCTGGGAAGCACCTCTGTGTAGCTCAAGTTATGTCCTGGCAGGGACAGAgtccagaaagacagaaggaggtGCCCCTTTTCTTGGTGTCTGAATAAAAGCAGTGTGGGGAGTGGAAAGAGAACAAAGGTGGTCCCAACTTCACCCACTCCCCAGCTGGAAGCCCAGTGTCCTCTCATCTGTACAGCAGTGGTGATAACTGGAGCCCAGCAGAATTTCTGAGTTTCAAGCAAGCTAGTAGATGTAAGTGCTGGTCTGAATCTAGTACTTGGCCGTGAAAGTATGAAATGCCATCAGAGAGCCACGACACAAGGGCATCATAGTGCAAGGAGATGGTGTCATCACTTGGGCAGTACACTACTTTGCAAAATGATGGGAGGAAAGTCAGTGAATAAGAGAGAACTCCCAGGCTCACTGGGGTATAACAGGTGGAAGGAGTGTTTGAAAGCCACAGTGCCACCTTCCTCTGATGTCCACTCCGGCCAGAGGCAACAGTGTCCCCACTGTCAAACAGGACAAAGCTCTGGCCATTCTGAGAGAAGGCTAAGGGGAACTCAAGAGTTTCAGAACACTAATAAACACCGAGCAGGGCACAGAGGACTATTGGTCTAGCCTGCCCATTgcacagatggggacactgagccCAGGTCTCTGCCTTCAGAAAGCCCTGTATGTGGGTCCTGCAGAGGCCACAGCGGCAGCAGCCCAGGCCCCATCAGTGGTTCTAGGAGGCTCTAGGGTGTCACACCTCTTTTCCCCCCGAGCAGGCAGCTGAGATAAGCCATTTGCCAAGTGGGGAAGTAGGTGTTGGGTTGGCCCTCAGTATCTAGAAAGTCCCCTGCCTGTAGCCTTATACTGATCCTAAGAAGAGTCAATACTCTCCATCAGCCTTCCATTCCCCATTTCTCAAGCAGTGGCATTTTCCCCAGTCTTGTGGAGAGTGCTACATAGACGTGGTTTCAAGATGCCGTGCCTGGGTAGATTGTGGCCCCAGGCCCACTGTATTGGGCAGTCTGAAGTCCTCATTCTGGGACAAGTGGAGAATGTGGCGCCCTTTTGACAAACACTGTTGAGTGATATTGGGCAGGCTGTtttgcctctctgagccctggtttcctcatctgtgatttGGTCATAAGAACTGCAACCTTGCAGGATTGTTGTGTGGACTAGAGGTCATGCACACAAAGAGCGCTGGCAGCAGGGTCCAAGGAGGCAGCAGAGATTCCCAGGGCAAGTGGAAATGACCTCCAGGAGCGACTTGCCCGCCGGCTCGCTGCTGGTCTGGAGCTGCAGGCTGAGACCCGGGCACCTTCCCTGTCCTTTCATCTGCACCAACACCCTGTAGGCAAGATGGGAACTTCCAAGACAGGCTGGCAGGGACTGCATGGAACAGGGCCTTTAGCCTTTCTCTTGGCCACCCTGTCTGTCTTGACAGTGCAggtaggagagagaagggagcctCAGAGCTGGATGCCACATACTCAGGGAGAGTCCCAGTCAAAATGGCTTTCCATTAAGAGTCTTGGTCCTTCCTCACAGGGAAAACCTCTTTCCGCTGCTGGCAGATTTTGTCCAGTGTCTCAGGCTAACCGCTGATTTCCTGCCTTGCGAGTACCAGATTTATTCCTTGTTACTCAGATGCTGTGAGCGCCGTGAGCACAGTAAGCCGGAAAGGGCTCTGGACAGAGTCAGGTGGTCTGGCCGACCCCGAGTCCTGGGTCTGTCACCAGCTTGCTGTGAGACTTCGGACATATCCCTTCAGTCTTGCTGAGTCTGTTTC
This portion of the Vicugna pacos chromosome 16, VicPac4, whole genome shotgun sequence genome encodes:
- the WNT3 gene encoding proto-oncogene Wnt-3 isoform X2, with amino-acid sequence MKGRIWCIPRGGHHYNEAEDTRTLVAEGDCTHFMKKVTEAQKRKESAQVHPATRESAFVHAIASAGVAFAVTRSCAEGTSTICGCDSHHKGPPGEGWKWGGCSEDADFGVLVSREFADARENRPDARSAMNKHNNEAGRTTILDHMHLKCKCHGLSGSCEVKTCWWAQPDFRAIGDFLKDKYDSASEMVVEKHRESRGWVETLRAKYALFKPPTERDLVYYENSPNFCEPNPETGSFGTRDRTCNVTSHGIDGCDLLCCGRGHNTRTEKRKEKCHCIFHWCCYVSCQECIRIYDVHTCKALGTGEVCGWADSLKSYGKQDPELGSALSIRQQGIRTVARCTCGKLPGPNPPAAWEASLPLSHLKFLTPLWMVCGF
- the WNT3 gene encoding proto-oncogene Wnt-3 isoform X1, which produces MEPHLLGLLLGLLLCGTRVLAGYPIWWSLALGQQYTSLGSQPLLCGSIPGLVPKQLRFCRNYIEIMPSVAEGVKLGIQECQHQFRGRRWNCTTIDDSLAIFGPVLDKATRESAFVHAIASAGVAFAVTRSCAEGTSTICGCDSHHKGPPGEGWKWGGCSEDADFGVLVSREFADARENRPDARSAMNKHNNEAGRTTILDHMHLKCKCHGLSGSCEVKTCWWAQPDFRAIGDFLKDKYDSASEMVVEKHRESRGWVETLRAKYALFKPPTERDLVYYENSPNFCEPNPETGSFGTRDRTCNVTSHGIDGCDLLCCGRGHNTRTEKRKEKCHCIFHWCCYVSCQECIRIYDVHTCKALGTGEVCGWADSLKSYGKQDPELGSALSIRQQGIRTVARCTCGKLPGPNPPAAWEASLPLSHLKFLTPLWMVCGF
- the WNT3 gene encoding proto-oncogene Wnt-3 isoform X3: MEPHLLGLLLGLLLCGTRVLAGYPIWWSLALGQQYTSLGSQPLLCGSIPGLVPKQLRFCRNYIEIMPSVAEGVKLGIQECQHQFRGRRWNCTTIDDSLAIFGPVLDKATRESAFVHAIASAGVAFAVTRSCAEGTSTICGCDSHHKGPPGEGWKWGGCSEDADFGVLVSREFADARENRPDARSAMNKHNNEAGRTTILDHMHLKCKCHGLSGSCEVKTCWWAQPDFRAIGDFLKDKYDSASEMVVEKHRESRGWVETLRAKYALFKPPTERDLVYYENSPNFCEPNPETGSFGTRDRTCNVTSHGIDGCDLLCCGRGHNTRTEKRKEKCHCIFHWCCYVSCQECIRIYDVHTCK
- the WNT3 gene encoding proto-oncogene Wnt-3 isoform X4, which translates into the protein MKGRIWCIPRGGHHYNEAEDTPTRESAFVHAIASAGVAFAVTRSCAEGTSTICGCDSHHKGPPGEGWKWGGCSEDADFGVLVSREFADARENRPDARSAMNKHNNEAGRTTILDHMHLKCKCHGLSGSCEVKTCWWAQPDFRAIGDFLKDKYDSASEMVVEKHRESRGWVETLRAKYALFKPPTERDLVYYENSPNFCEPNPETGSFGTRDRTCNVTSHGIDGCDLLCCGRGHNTRTEKRKEKCHCIFHWCCYVSCQECIRIYDVHTCKALGTGEVCGWADSLKSYGKQDPELGSALSIRQQGIRTVARCTCGKLPGPNPPAAWEASLPLSHLKFLTPLWMVCGF